In Acidobacteriota bacterium, the following are encoded in one genomic region:
- a CDS encoding four helix bundle protein → MARDFMKIKAWQLADDLVVAVYGTTKTFPREELFGLTSQLRRAAYSVPANIAEGANRSSKKDYLHFLSIAAGSLAETRYFLHLSNRLGYLADANYQQFCAQAEETSKTLSGLVAAIQKELVIQATKLILLLLGLAASLFTLFRAVGLRSEV, encoded by the coding sequence ATGGCCCGAGATTTTATGAAAATCAAAGCGTGGCAGTTGGCAGATGATTTGGTTGTTGCCGTTTATGGAACAACGAAGACTTTCCCCCGCGAAGAATTATTTGGACTGACTTCTCAATTACGGCGTGCGGCTTATTCGGTGCCTGCCAATATCGCTGAAGGGGCAAACCGGAGCAGCAAAAAAGACTATCTGCATTTTCTTTCAATCGCCGCTGGCTCGTTGGCCGAAACCAGATATTTTCTACACCTATCAAATCGCCTGGGATATTTGGCAGATGCCAATTATCAGCAGTTTTGTGCACAAGCTGAAGAAACCAGCAAAACGCTTTCCGGTCTGGTGGCTGCCATTCAAAAAGAGTTGGTAATTCAAGCTACCAAGTTGATCCTACTGCTCCTCGGTCTTGCTGCATCGTTATTCACACTCTTTAGGGCAGTTGGTCTGAGGTCTGAAGTCTGA
- a CDS encoding protein phosphatase 2C domain-containing protein, translating to MPLRITVGTVTDRGLNPKRATNEDRLLALPQARLFLVADGVGGRRGGQVASQTVVDVFNQAFNAQPRQGNDLLTALKQTIHLSNRSIYEAANELTELHGMATTVALVAALNDNRAIIGHVGDSRVYRFDGRDLICETEDHSEVNDAVRSGVLSAAQAAHHPRRNVINRALGAEADVEADFKIVPLNEHTSFLLCSDGVTRHLNDAELAELMRAHLHPQKFCAQVKEICFERGAEDNLTAVVVDFGDRRYADEQTRPAIARLRAASKGAASSGGSRFQVEFGDPSGPLSSPVIDRSGSRPAAGNATETEAVTDSARLRQAASREKETRDLAARPTEDGLHAGANERQTTANAKSWIQPAAERPRNHAPQPSAPPPSVPNSSGDNKGRDMLLLGFYLVLLMLAFGVGRYYNELLAWVTGEPAAALNRTTINPGRSDPELAAARALFEERRYDKARERLAQLAAAKPENAELRYWLGRADYEMKQYPDAVKHLNEAARLDATLPDLYVHLALAYSALNDKKNMEESLKKALQ from the coding sequence ATGCCGCTAAGAATCACAGTGGGGACCGTCACGGATCGCGGGTTAAACCCGAAACGCGCCACGAACGAAGACCGTTTGCTGGCCCTCCCACAGGCACGCCTGTTTCTCGTGGCAGATGGCGTGGGTGGGCGGCGCGGCGGCCAAGTCGCCAGCCAGACCGTGGTGGATGTGTTTAACCAGGCCTTCAACGCTCAGCCGCGCCAGGGCAATGATTTGCTGACGGCGCTCAAACAAACGATTCACCTTTCCAATCGCAGCATTTACGAAGCGGCTAACGAATTGACTGAATTGCACGGCATGGCGACGACAGTAGCCTTGGTGGCGGCCTTGAATGACAACCGCGCGATCATCGGGCACGTCGGGGACAGCCGTGTCTATCGCTTCGATGGCCGCGATTTGATCTGCGAAACCGAAGATCATAGCGAAGTGAATGACGCCGTGCGTTCAGGTGTGTTGAGCGCCGCCCAGGCTGCGCATCATCCGCGCCGCAACGTCATCAACCGCGCCCTCGGCGCGGAAGCCGATGTCGAAGCTGATTTCAAAATCGTGCCGCTCAACGAACACACCAGTTTTCTGTTGTGCAGCGATGGCGTCACCCGCCATCTCAACGACGCCGAGTTGGCCGAACTGATGCGCGCGCATCTGCATCCACAAAAGTTTTGCGCCCAGGTCAAAGAGATTTGTTTTGAACGCGGGGCCGAAGACAACCTGACCGCTGTGGTGGTGGATTTCGGCGACCGTCGTTACGCCGATGAACAAACGCGCCCGGCGATTGCGCGGTTGCGCGCGGCCTCAAAAGGCGCGGCCTCAAGCGGCGGTTCCCGTTTCCAGGTTGAGTTCGGCGACCCCAGCGGCCCGCTTTCGTCGCCGGTGATTGACCGTTCCGGTAGTCGGCCCGCTGCCGGGAATGCTACCGAAACGGAGGCCGTGACGGATTCGGCGCGCTTGCGCCAGGCGGCGTCGCGTGAAAAAGAAACGCGCGATCTGGCTGCTCGCCCAACTGAGGATGGTTTGCACGCGGGCGCAAACGAGCGGCAAACCACTGCTAATGCCAAGTCCTGGATTCAACCGGCGGCAGAGCGCCCCCGGAACCATGCGCCACAGCCCAGCGCGCCACCGCCCAGCGTGCCCAACAGTTCGGGTGACAACAAAGGGCGTGACATGTTGTTGCTGGGGTTTTATCTGGTGTTGTTGATGTTGGCGTTTGGGGTGGGGCGTTATTACAACGAGTTGCTGGCCTGGGTGACCGGTGAGCCAGCCGCCGCCCTCAACCGGACGACGATCAACCCAGGCAGGAGCGATCCCGAACTGGCGGCGGCGCGCGCCTTGTTTGAAGAGCGGCGCTATGACAAAGCGCGCGAACGGCTGGCCCAATTGGCGGCGGCCAAACCCGAAAATGCCGAGTTGCGCTATTGGCTGGGGCGCGCCGATTACGAAATGAAACAGTATCCAGACGCCGTCAAGCACCTGAACGAAGCGGCGCGCCTGGATGCCACTTTGCCGGATCTTTATGTGCACCTGGCGCTCGCTTATTCGGCGCTGAACGACAAAAAGAATATGGAAGAGAGCTTGAAGAAAGCTTTGCAATGA